A single Danio rerio strain Tuebingen ecotype United States chromosome 17, GRCz12tu, whole genome shotgun sequence DNA region contains:
- the LOC100151490 gene encoding cdc42 effector protein 3-like (The RefSeq protein has 3 substitutions, 1 non-frameshifting indel compared to this genomic sequence) has product MPLWTSQQRKPAALRWRASGRRNRVSLNMISLPLADFKHLSHIGLDGHTDSFGDLSFLKEGHNLLHQSSRSEQNLFLACAPPPKPPRVNLEEPIWEKTASERRQKSSSLPLLDMEDEDEEQYPKTLINSGQTQTDQIKTDQIKTDQTQTDQTDSAFTFSLDLGPSILDAVLQVMEKSSNRH; this is encoded by the coding sequence ATGCCGCTCTGGACGTCCCAACAGCGCAAACCAGCGCCGCTTAGATGGAGAGCGTCTGGCCGCAGAAACAGGGTTTCGCTCAACATGATCAGCCTTCCTCTGGCAGACTTCAAACACCTGTCCCATATCGGGCTGGACGGACACACGGACAGTTTCGGAGATCTTTCCTTCCTGAAGGAAGGCCACAATCTCCTGCATCAGAGCTCGAGGAGTGAGCAGAATCTGTTTCTGGCCTGCGCACCGCCGCCAAAACCACCCCGGGTCAACCTAGAGGAGCCAATCTGGGAGAAAACTGCATCCGAGCGCAGGCAGAAGAGCAGCTCTCTCCCTCTGCTGGACATGGAGGACGAGGATGAGGAGCAATATCCGAAAACACTGATAAACACTGATCAGACGCAAACTGATCAGATTAAGACTGATCAGACACAGACTGATCAGACTGATAGCGCCTTCACCTTCAGTCTGGACTTGGGACCTTCCATACTGGACGCTGTACTGCAGGTGATGGAGAAGTCCAGTAATAGACATTAA